A region from the Hippopotamus amphibius kiboko isolate mHipAmp2 chromosome 15, mHipAmp2.hap2, whole genome shotgun sequence genome encodes:
- the ICAM3 gene encoding intercellular adhesion molecule 3, with translation MIPWGLLSKACWISFISLLPVCSLLSPGTQGQELQLRVEPQNPVVRAGESLLVNCSIDCPSAELIFLETPLLKQSAGSGPGWAAFRLSNVTNDTELLCSGFCNGSQMTGVSNITVYRFPERVELAPLPPWQPVGRNLNLRCQVAGGAPRDRLTVVLLRGEEKLDQQPVGKGEPAEVTVTVLASRDNHGANFSCRTELDLRSQGLGLFHNSSAPRKLRTFALPMTPPRLVVPRFSEVETPWPVHCTVDGLFPASEAQVQLALGDQILNATVVRHGDTLTATATAKAEQEGAQEIVCNVTLGGETRETRENVTAYSFQGPNLTLSEPNATEGITVTVACAAGPRVQVTLDGVPAVGPGQPAQLQLNATEKDDWRTFFCNATLEVQGVILHRNESVQLRVLYGPKIDRAKCPQHLTWKEKVKHILQCQARGNPDPKLRCLHQGSNMSVPIGIPFLVRLNHSGTYDCQAASSRGTDSLTVLMDVQGRNPTAITIVLGVLTMLGLVILAAASVFVFGVKKRRDTYHVRKSSSWLPLKGKNQDEPAAELS, from the exons ATGATACCCTGGGGGCTGCTGTCCAAGGCCTGCTGGATTTCGTTCATCTCTCTGCTTCCAGTCTGCTCTCTGCTGTCCCCAG GTACCCAGGGGCAGGAGTTACAGCTGCGAGTCGAGCCCCAGAACCCAGTTGTGCGTGCTGGAGAGTCCCTTTTGGTAAATTGCAGTATAGATTGCCCCAGCGCTGAACTCATCTTCCTGGAGACGCCCCTACTCAAGCAGTCAGCAGGCAGTGGCCCGGGCTGGGCAGCATTCCGTCTCAGCAATGTGACTAATGACACCGAGCTCCTCTGCTCTGGCTTCTGCAATGGCTCCCAGATGACAGGCGTCTCTAACATTACAGTGTACC GATTCCCGGAGCGAGTGGAGCTCGCCCCCCTGCCTCCCTGGCAGCCCGTGGGCAGGAACCTCAACCTGCGCTGCCAGGTGGCTGGTGGGGCGCCCCGGGACCGCCTCACCGTGGTGCTGCTCCgcggggaggagaagctggaccAGCAACCAGTGGGAAAGGGGGAGCCTGCCGAGGTCACGGTCACGGTGCTGGCGAGCAGAGACAACCATGGCGCCAATTTCTCTTGCCGCACGGAACTGGACCTGCGGTCCCAAGGGCTGGGACTGTTCCACAACAGCTCGGCCCCCAGGAAGCTCCGAACATTTG CCCTGCCCATGACCCCCCCGCGCCTCGTTGTTCCCCGGTTCTCGGAGGTGGAAACGCCGTGGCCCGTCCACTGCACCGTGGATGGACTGTTCCCAGCATCGGAGGCCCAGGTCCAACTGGCGCTGGGGGACCAAATACTGAATGCCACAGTCGTGAGGCACGGTGACACACTCACGGCCACAGCCACAGCGAAAGCAGAGCAGGAGGGCGCCCAGGAGATTGTCTGCAACGTAACTTTGGGGGGCGAGACCCGCGAGACCCGGGAGAACGTGACCGCCTATA GCTTCCAGGGGCCCAACCTGACCCTGAGCGAGCCTAACGCCACGGAGGGGATCACAGTGACTGTGGCTTGCGCGGCCGGTCCCCGAGTCCAGGTCACGCTGGACGGAGTTCCAGCCGTGGGACCGGGACAGCCTGCCCAACTTCAGCTAAACGCCACAGAGAAGGACGACTGGCGTACCTTCTTCTGCAATGCCACCCTCGAGGTGCAAGGGGTGATCCTGCACCGTAACGAGAGCGTCCAGTTGCGTGTCTTGT ACGGCCCCAAGATTGACCGAGCTAAATGTCCCCAGCACTTGACGTGGAAAGAGAAGGTTAAGCATATCCTGCAATGCCAGGCCCGGGGCAACCCGGACCCCAAGCTACGGTGTCTGCATCAAGGCTCCAATATGTCGGTGCCCATCGGGATCCCATTCCTTGTCAGATTAAACCATAGTGGCACCTATGATTGCCAAGCGGCCAGCTCACGGGGCACAGACAGTCTGACAGTGCTGATGGACGTTCAAG GTCGGAACCCCACCGCCATCACCATTGTCCTGGGGGTGTTAACGATGCTGGGCCTGGTGATTCTCGCTGCGGCCTCAGTGTTCGTCTTTGGTGTGAAGAAGCGGCGTGACACCTACCATGTGAGGAAAAGCAGCAGCTGGTTGCCCCTCAAGGGTAAAAATCAAGACGAGCCTGCGGCAGAGTTATCCTGA